Within the Acidipropionibacterium acidipropionici genome, the region CGGTCTCCACGGCGAAGGTCGAGTAGGTGGTAAATCCGCCGATCACCCCCGTGCCGACTCCCAGCCTGACGGCCTTTCGGGGCCCGACGTCATCGCCGGTGCGGGCCAGCCCCTCCAGGAGCAGGCCGAGCACCACCGAGCCGACAAGGTTGATCGTCAGCGTCATCACCGGGAAGTGCCCGTGATCGGCGCCGAACGCGCTCTCGAGCAGAGCCCTGACCAGTGTCCCGACGCATCCCCCGACGCCGACCAGTAGCGCCAGCGCCCACATGGGAGCCGGCCGACGAGCGGCGCCCCCTCCCCCACCACTGCTGCTGTTCCTCGTCACGGTCTCCACGGGGTCCCGGCATCCTTCCAGTCGACGACCTCGATGGGCACGGTGAGCACCGGCCGGTGCTGGTGGTGGGCCAGATGGTTCGAGACCGATCCCTCCGCCAACTCACGGATCCGGCGTCCGGGCCTGCTGGAGCGCGATCCGACCACGAAGACTGAGGCGTCCAGGGCGCGGGCCAGGTGGGTCAGGGCACGGTCGGGGCGCCCGGCCAGGTACCAGAGCCTCCACTCCACCGTCATCCCCGCGCCGTCGAATGTCGCGGCGGCCTGCTGCTCCAGCTCCTCGCGGGTGCGCCGCCAGTCGTGGGCCTCGGCGTCGGGATCGATAGGGGCGTGTCTGACCGTCCCGTCGCCGAACTCCTCGACCGCGTACCGATTGGTGTCCACGAAGGCCAGATGCACCGTGCCACCGCCCAGGGCCTCGGCCAGGCGTGCGGCGGTGACGGCCACCAGCGGATGCTGACCCGGCGAGAATCCGGCGATCACCGGCCCGGATCTGAAATCGACCAGCCTCTCGAGTCCCGGCTGTGGGACGGACCGCTCCGCCATGCGACATCCACCTTCCGCGGGCACGATGCACCCGCCTCAACAGGGGCCGCGCCCGGTGCGCAGCGCGCCCGGGCATGCGGCCCTCCACGAGACAGGGCCCATCAGCCGTGCGGCGGTTCGGAACCGGTCCTGTGACCATCGGTTCCCGGCGGGGTCCATCGCCATCGGAGGCCGCGGGCCTGTTCCTCCCGCCGACATCCGAGCCACAGCGTATACGAGAGATCTGCGGCCCTCGGACCCGTCCAGAACCAGCGGCCGCTCCGGCCCGCTCCCGGACTGCATAGAGTGACGCCATGAACACATGGGCGGCCGAGGCGATCGCTGCAGCCGTCCTCCTCCTGGTGCTCGTCTTCGCGGTCATCCGCCCCAAGAACCTCCCGGAGGCCCTGCCCGCCGTCCCCGGCGCCCTCCTGCTGTGCCTGATCGGCGCGATCAGCTGGTCCGAGGCCTGGTCCCAGGTGGCCCGGATGCTGCCGACCGTCCTCTTCCTGGCAGGCGTCCTCATGCTGGCCCACCTGTGCCAGGCCGAAGGGATGTTCGACGCCGCGGGCCGGCTGATGGCCAGAGGCTCTCACGGCAGCCCGGTACGGCTGCTCGGCCTGGTCTTCGTCGTCGCATCGGTCACCACAGCCCTGCTGAGCCTGGACGCCACCATCGTGCTGCTGACGCCGGTGATCTTCACCACGGCGGCGAGAGTCGGCGCCAGGCCGAAACCCTTCATCTACGGCACCGCACACCTGTCCAACTCGGCGTCCCTGCTGCTGCCCGTCTCCAACCTCACGAACCTGCTGGCGCTGAGCGCCGCGGGGATCTCCTTCCCGCGGTTCGCGGCCCTCATGGTCGGCCCCTGGCTGGTGGCGATCGGCGTCGAGTACGTGGCGCACCGGCGCTACTTCGCCACCGAGCTGTCGGTCTCGTCGGGGTACCCGGCCTCCTCGGGTACGATCCCCGGCACCGATGACGCCGGCCAGCCGGCGCCGGTCTTCTCCCTGGTGGTTCTGGGGCTGACCCTCGCGGGCTTCGTGGTGCTCTCGGTGCTGGGCGCCGAGCCCTTCT harbors:
- a CDS encoding fluoride efflux transporter FluC — protein: METVTRNSSSGGGGGAARRPAPMWALALLVGVGGCVGTLVRALLESAFGADHGHFPVMTLTINLVGSVVLGLLLEGLARTGDDVGPRKAVRLGVGTGVIGGFTTYSTFAVETDRLLGGGSPVIGLVYALVSVAAGLLCAASGILVARKVFRARPMDGEGR
- a CDS encoding universal stress protein, translated to MAERSVPQPGLERLVDFRSGPVIAGFSPGQHPLVAVTAARLAEALGGGTVHLAFVDTNRYAVEEFGDGTVRHAPIDPDAEAHDWRRTREELEQQAAATFDGAGMTVEWRLWYLAGRPDRALTHLARALDASVFVVGSRSSRPGRRIRELAEGSVSNHLAHHQHRPVLTVPIEVVDWKDAGTPWRP
- a CDS encoding SLC13 family permease, whose amino-acid sequence is MNTWAAEAIAAAVLLLVLVFAVIRPKNLPEALPAVPGALLLCLIGAISWSEAWSQVARMLPTVLFLAGVLMLAHLCQAEGMFDAAGRLMARGSHGSPVRLLGLVFVVASVTTALLSLDATIVLLTPVIFTTAARVGARPKPFIYGTAHLSNSASLLLPVSNLTNLLALSAAGISFPRFAALMVGPWLVAIGVEYVAHRRYFATELSVSSGYPASSGTIPGTDDAGQPAPVFSLVVLGLTLAGFVVLSVLGAEPFWAALVGVVVIGGKRLIRGDGSRRDELKELGAAANPFFLLFVLSLSIIVAAVVDHGVAAAMRTVVPGDQSLLSLLILVLIAALLANLVNNLPAVLVMLPLVAPVGPVAVLAVLIGVNVGPNLTYVGSLATLLWRRIVAAHDHRTSTGEFTRLGLITVPICLVLCTMALSAAASLMGVS